Sequence from the candidate division KSB1 bacterium genome:
ACGATCCGCCACGGCTTATCGCCGGCGATCTTGGTCTCTTCGGCTGCTCTTTCGACAGCTTTAAGAAGACCGCCAATCTCATCCACCAAACCGGCCTCTTTTCCGTCCAGGCCCGAAAAGAATCGTCCTTGCCCCACCGCGTCGACTGCCTCTCGGCTCATAGCACGTCCTTGTGCAACCTTGCCGATGAACAGCTCATACATTTCACGAATCCATTTTTCAACTGCAGCCTTTTCCTCGTCCGTCAGGTTACGGCGCGGTACGGTCAAACTGATGACCGGCAAAGTAACGCCGCTTTCTATATCGGCATGATCGCCGCGCTGAACGCGGTCCTCGCTCATCCCCCATTTGGCGGAAAATCCTTTATCGTAAACCCATCCGCCGATAACGCCGATGGAGCCGGTGACTGTATTCGGACCGGCCAGTATTCTTTTGCCGTACATGGAAAGCCAATAGCCGCCGGAGCCGGCCACTTGACCTTGGCTGACGATGACCGGCTTTTTCTCCGCGCATTTTTTCATCGCTTCAGCGACAATATCTGCAGCAAGAGCCGATCCTCCCGGCGAGTCGACCCGAAAGACAATTGCCTTGATTTCGCGATCCTTGGCCAGACGTTCGAACAGCTTGGCCAGTTTTCTGGCGCGAATGCCGCTTTCCAGATCGCAGGCGCCGAGGCCGTAAATCAACGCGATCTTTTGCGCTCCGCCCCATCGATCATCATACAACGCCAGGTCGTACAGATCCTTGCGGCGCAGTTTCATCAATCGACCCTTGCCGCACTCCTTGAGGATCGTCTTTAGGTCGTTCCAGCGGCCCAGCCGATCGACCAGCTTGAGCTCAAGCGCTTTTTCCGCGCTCAGCAGGGCGAACTGATTGATGATCGAGTCGAAGCGGCTCTCCGTAAAGCCGCGCGAGCTGCAGACGTCGCTCCGCAGCAGCTCGTACCAATCATCCAAGTAGGCCTGGCGCTGCTCGCGATCCGCCTCGGACAAATCCTCACGGCTGTAAGTTTCAAGCGCGGATTTCCATTTAAAGTAGCGCCATTCATCAAATCCGAGTCCCAGCTTTTCCAGCGTGCCTTTAAGATAAGTTCGGCTCATGACCAGACCGGGAAGAAAAAGCATGCCGAGGGGATCCATGACCAGTTCGTCGGCCGCCGAAGACAGATGATAGCCGGTCATACCGGCTTCTTCAATAAAGACGATGACCCGCTTTCCATTGCGCCGCGCACGAATCAGCTCTTCGCGCAGCTCCCAAGCGTGTTCCGGCCGCACCAAAAGTCCGGTCAAATTCACGGCGATCGCCGCCAAACGCGGATCGTCGGCTGCCGCACACAAGTCCCGTAACAGCGGATAAAAAGCTTCC
This genomic interval carries:
- a CDS encoding S49 family peptidase produces the protein MKPAALFCLLLFEAAGLAAQPSYYQRFEYLQAPSSAFGTGLLGCANPAVVAMLPFPEFQAHAALPQEKLENWALFSSLKGLGAGVTRKQLSPATAQTSYHLALAGGDEKAAFGFGYQWSQRTDKQGTETEWRAGVILRPARQLSIGAAAFFPQGNASPWSVMEIGWRPLGTSRLTIFGDAVLDKNVKMSEKSWSVGAAVQPITGLYAVGRYFGDKSYSLGLTFDIGHGSIAAHTIQPEGGGSARTLLMMRAGSLRPSWVSRFMKEKAYAAFEIKGAVDYRRGLLFSGTQEAFYPLLRDLCAAADDPRLAAIAVNLTGLLVRPEHAWELREELIRARRNGKRVIVFIEEAGMTGYHLSSAADELVMDPLGMLFLPGLVMSRTYLKGTLEKLGLGFDEWRYFKWKSALETYSREDLSEADREQRQAYLDDWYELLRSDVCSSRGFTESRFDSIINQFALLSAEKALELKLVDRLGRWNDLKTILKECGKGRLMKLRRKDLYDLALYDDRWGGAQKIALIYGLGACDLESGIRARKLAKLFERLAKDREIKAIVFRVDSPGGSALAADIVAEAMKKCAEKKPVIVSQGQVAGSGGYWLSMYGKRILAGPNTVTGSIGVIGGWVYDKGFSAKWGMSEDRVQRGDHADIESGVTLPVISLTVPRRNLTDEEKAAVEKWIREMYELFIGKVAQGRAMSREAVDAVGQGRFFSGLDGKEAGLVDEIGGLLKAVERAAEETKIAGDKPWRIVEYYPKDNLEELLSSFFAVKTTSDPSIDYLRILLDQPLKPVLMMSPDNFPSLER